The Muricauda sp. SCSIO 65647 genome includes a region encoding these proteins:
- a CDS encoding AGE family epimerase/isomerase — protein MNHYAEIYRQELLNEVIPFWERNAIDETHGGYFTCLDQNGKVYDTDKFIWLQARQAWMFSVLFSEIEQKIAWRAIAKNGIDFLEKHGRDEHGNWYFSLNRQGQPLVQPYNIFSDCFAAMAFGAYYRLEPDDRYARIAIDTFENILRRKDDPKGQYNKLYPGTRELQNFALPMILCNLSLELEHLLKNDQVETLTNDIADLILNSFYEEKSGLVYENVGIDGGLVDSFEGRLLNPGHAIEAMWFLMDLGHRNNDTHLIDKAGQIMFQQLEQGWDDRYGGIFYFLDAKGHPPQQLEWDQKLWWVHLETLVALAKTYALTQSPKAKNWFEKVHEYTWSHFRDTKNGGEWYGYLNRQGEVFMKLKGGKWKGCFHVPRALLQIWKTLEK, from the coding sequence GTGAACCACTACGCTGAAATATACAGGCAAGAACTTCTGAACGAGGTCATCCCTTTTTGGGAGCGCAACGCTATTGATGAAACACACGGGGGTTATTTCACCTGTTTGGATCAGAACGGAAAAGTATATGATACGGATAAATTTATTTGGCTGCAAGCCCGTCAAGCATGGATGTTTTCCGTACTCTTCAGTGAAATCGAGCAAAAAATTGCTTGGAGGGCCATTGCCAAAAACGGCATTGATTTTTTAGAAAAACACGGCAGGGATGAACACGGCAATTGGTATTTTTCGCTAAACCGGCAAGGGCAACCTTTGGTGCAGCCCTATAATATTTTCTCAGACTGCTTTGCGGCCATGGCTTTTGGGGCCTACTACCGGTTAGAACCCGATGACAGGTACGCCCGAATCGCGATCGATACCTTTGAGAACATTTTAAGGCGAAAAGACGACCCGAAGGGGCAATACAATAAGTTGTACCCAGGCACCCGTGAGCTACAGAATTTTGCGCTGCCCATGATTCTCTGCAACCTTTCATTAGAACTCGAACACCTCTTAAAAAACGATCAAGTAGAAACGTTGACCAATGACATTGCCGATCTGATCCTCAACAGCTTCTACGAAGAGAAGTCAGGGCTGGTCTATGAGAACGTGGGTATCGATGGCGGATTGGTCGATAGCTTTGAGGGCAGGCTGTTGAACCCCGGGCATGCCATCGAGGCCATGTGGTTCTTGATGGATTTGGGCCATCGCAACAACGATACGCATCTGATCGATAAAGCGGGGCAGATCATGTTTCAACAACTTGAACAAGGATGGGACGATCGGTATGGTGGTATTTTCTATTTTTTGGATGCAAAAGGCCATCCGCCCCAACAATTGGAATGGGACCAAAAACTGTGGTGGGTGCATCTCGAGACCTTGGTGGCCTTAGCCAAAACCTATGCCTTGACCCAAAGCCCAAAGGCAAAAAATTGGTTTGAAAAAGTACATGAGTATACTTGGAGCCATTTTAGGGATACCAAAAATGGAGGGGAATGGTACGGATACTTGAACCGTCAAGGCGAAGTGTTCATGAAGTTAAAGGGAGGTAAATGGAAAGGGTGCTTTCATGTACCAAGGGCCTTGTTGCAGATTTGGAAAACACTTGAAAAATGA
- a CDS encoding sodium:solute symporter family protein: MTLSFWDIAIVAAYVVGVLGLGFYLSKRASKNLESYFLGGNQLPWYYLGLSNASGMFDISGTMWTVGILFVYGLKSAWLPWLWPVWNQVFVFVYLAIWMRRSSVMTGAEWITFRFGDGKGAKLSHIIIVIFAVISVLGFIAYFFEGIGKYCTSILPWDLAFDFLGYQVSSAKSYALIVCGLTSLYTIKGGMHSVVATEVMQFFVMTIACIGVGIIAYNMVDAGEIDKIVPNGWKDLFFGWNLNLDWSNSAFPQVNNKIAKDGFDLFGLLFVLMVLKGILASTAGPVPSYDMQRILAAKNPADAAKMSFLTICVLFVPRYFMIIGFTVLALVFLGPELMAMGDTIDFEQVLPMAINKFLPVGLKGLMLAGFLAAFMGTFAAFVNSAPAYIVNDIYKKYINPGASDRRLVNYSILSSLLLVVVGIIFGFNASSLNELILWLSSALYGGYVAANVLKWVWWRFTGHGYFWGMLFGLVASTVKLFFFSEYVDIFVFPIILLFSLLGCIIGTYLEPLPNRQQVKDFYRKTRPWGLWGPIKREVMAEDPSFLPNKDFKRDSFNIVIGIIWQMAQVVIPIYFMLRENTEMIIWCAVLILTSYFLKKYWWNNLKNVS; this comes from the coding sequence ATGACGCTTTCCTTTTGGGACATCGCCATAGTAGCCGCCTATGTCGTTGGGGTATTGGGGCTTGGCTTCTATCTTTCAAAACGCGCCTCGAAAAACCTGGAATCGTATTTCTTGGGGGGCAACCAATTGCCCTGGTACTATTTGGGGTTGAGCAATGCCTCGGGCATGTTCGATATCTCGGGTACCATGTGGACAGTGGGCATCCTTTTTGTATACGGACTAAAAAGTGCCTGGTTACCATGGCTTTGGCCCGTGTGGAACCAAGTGTTCGTATTCGTATACCTAGCCATTTGGATGCGCCGCTCAAGTGTCATGACGGGAGCCGAATGGATAACCTTTCGCTTTGGTGACGGCAAAGGGGCCAAGTTGTCACATATCATCATTGTCATCTTTGCGGTCATTAGTGTATTGGGGTTCATCGCCTATTTTTTTGAGGGCATCGGCAAGTACTGTACGTCTATTTTACCTTGGGATTTGGCATTTGATTTTCTAGGCTATCAGGTCTCATCGGCCAAGAGCTATGCCCTGATCGTGTGCGGCCTCACTTCACTTTACACCATCAAGGGCGGTATGCACAGTGTGGTGGCCACAGAGGTGATGCAGTTTTTTGTCATGACCATAGCCTGTATCGGTGTGGGCATTATTGCCTACAATATGGTCGATGCGGGCGAGATCGATAAAATCGTGCCCAATGGTTGGAAAGACCTTTTCTTCGGATGGAACCTCAACCTTGATTGGAGCAACAGCGCCTTTCCGCAGGTCAACAATAAAATTGCCAAAGATGGTTTCGACCTGTTCGGTCTGTTGTTCGTGTTGATGGTACTGAAAGGAATTTTGGCCTCTACGGCAGGCCCTGTTCCCAGCTACGACATGCAGCGGATTTTGGCGGCCAAAAACCCTGCGGATGCTGCCAAGATGAGTTTTTTAACAATTTGCGTGCTCTTTGTGCCCCGCTACTTCATGATCATCGGTTTTACCGTCTTGGCTCTGGTCTTTTTGGGTCCCGAGCTCATGGCCATGGGCGATACCATTGATTTTGAACAGGTGCTGCCGATGGCGATCAACAAGTTTCTGCCCGTAGGTTTGAAAGGCCTTATGCTCGCAGGGTTTCTGGCCGCTTTTATGGGCACCTTTGCGGCTTTCGTCAATTCAGCGCCCGCCTACATAGTCAACGACATCTATAAAAAATATATCAATCCGGGGGCATCAGACAGGCGATTGGTGAACTATAGCATTCTGTCGTCTTTGCTTTTGGTAGTGGTGGGCATCATTTTTGGCTTTAACGCCAGTTCGCTGAACGAACTGATCCTGTGGTTGAGTTCTGCACTCTATGGGGGCTATGTGGCGGCCAATGTGTTGAAATGGGTTTGGTGGCGGTTTACGGGTCACGGCTATTTTTGGGGCATGTTGTTCGGTCTTGTCGCTTCTACGGTCAAACTGTTCTTTTTTTCTGAATATGTCGATATTTTCGTGTTCCCCATCATTCTATTGTTTTCGCTTTTAGGATGTATCATCGGCACTTACCTCGAACCCTTGCCCAATAGGCAACAGGTAAAGGATTTTTATCGAAAGACCAGACCTTGGGGTCTTTGGGGCCCCATCAAAAGGGAGGTCATGGCAGAAGACCCTTCCTTTCTGCCCAATAAAGATTTTAAAAGGGATAGTTTCAATATCGTCATCGGCATCATTTGGCAAATGGCCCAAGTGGTGATCCCGATCTACTTCATGTTACGCGAAAACACGGAAATGATCATTTGGTGCGCTGTTTTGATCTTAACGAGTTATTTTTTGAAAAAATATTGGTGGAACAACCTTAAAAATGTTTCCTAA
- a CDS encoding DUF2891 domain-containing protein, translated as MKHTFLFFSCIGVLLCSCNVDIKKENTSKPPTKNTKKIELDIKEANRLTELPLGCIQNPLPYKSGLVLAKESDLAMPVDHHPAFYGCFDWHSAVHGHWSLVYLLKNFPDLAKKEEAIRMLDENLTAQNIEKEVAYFSLNRESKSFERLYGWAWLLKLQEELFTWDNPLAQKWYNNLKPLEDYISNAYIEYLPKLVYPIRVGTHTNTAFGISFAYDYAQTVGNNALANAIKEAAIRFYSNDKDCPINWEPSGHDFLSPCLQEIDIMRKVLSEEEFEKWSKAFLPSLFNQNLSLSPGKVKDRSDGHLVHLDGVNFSRAWCLYPLKDNVNAYNLANEHLDYSLSKITDGDYAGQHWLGSFALYAFKTKIEAQQ; from the coding sequence ATGAAGCATACATTTCTCTTCTTTAGTTGCATAGGTGTTTTATTATGTTCATGTAATGTTGACATAAAAAAAGAAAACACTTCAAAACCACCGACCAAGAACACAAAAAAAATAGAATTGGACATCAAAGAGGCTAACCGGCTTACTGAATTACCGCTTGGCTGTATTCAAAATCCACTTCCCTATAAGTCAGGATTGGTATTGGCAAAGGAAAGCGATTTGGCAATGCCCGTGGATCACCATCCTGCTTTCTATGGTTGCTTTGACTGGCATTCTGCGGTACATGGTCATTGGTCATTGGTCTATTTGTTAAAAAACTTCCCTGACCTAGCCAAAAAAGAAGAAGCGATCAGAATGCTTGACGAAAATCTTACCGCTCAAAACATCGAGAAAGAAGTGGCTTATTTCTCATTGAATCGAGAAAGCAAGTCTTTCGAAAGATTATATGGCTGGGCTTGGCTGCTCAAACTTCAAGAAGAGCTGTTCACTTGGGATAATCCCTTAGCTCAAAAGTGGTACAATAACCTAAAACCGTTAGAAGATTACATTTCAAATGCCTACATAGAATATCTTCCAAAATTGGTCTACCCCATTAGGGTGGGTACGCATACCAACACTGCTTTTGGAATCAGTTTTGCCTATGACTACGCACAAACAGTAGGAAATAATGCTTTGGCCAACGCAATCAAAGAAGCCGCAATTCGATTCTATAGCAATGACAAAGATTGCCCAATAAATTGGGAACCCAGTGGACATGATTTCCTCTCACCTTGTTTGCAAGAAATTGACATTATGCGCAAAGTGCTTTCTGAGGAAGAATTTGAAAAATGGTCCAAAGCGTTTTTGCCTTCTTTATTCAATCAAAACCTTTCTCTCAGTCCTGGAAAAGTAAAAGATCGTTCTGATGGTCATCTAGTTCATTTAGATGGAGTGAATTTCTCAAGAGCTTGGTGTCTCTACCCATTGAAAGACAATGTCAATGCTTACAATTTAGCAAACGAACATTTAGATTACTCACTTTCCAAAATCACGGATGGAGATTATGCAGGGCAACATTGGCTGGGCTCATTTGCATTGTATGCCTTCAAAACGAAAATCGAAGCACAGCAATAA
- a CDS encoding glycosyltransferase, protein MLQKIIASSPKEVDLTNEGHSLKITETVESLLETYSISELEKIEDQLIGKNDASLVFILLALKIAKSKLLVSKTTEPLLISVVFAVYKEHNRILKNSEHPHGEDFLIKKVKQLQWLFENQPLITWELIIVDDGCPEQSGKIAQDIIDKNALNDQARVLFLADAIEQKHPIAKPMNSTKDSQKGGSIVYGMWNAVQQKKVKNQIVIYTDADLSTHLGQLMLLVEPLLNENKLAAIGSRREKNSVVIKKGARNNRGKLFIYLWKRLIPNLGNIVDTQCGFKAFKADVIPYIIDDLIEKKFAFDIELLLKTALYKKGAITKVAIAWIDSEEASTTTDLQPYLPMLKAIAMMNKRYFPKEGQPNEFASFIDSLTEEEFKNILNNIPPDIINRNPDEFTAYDKVRVEDFLS, encoded by the coding sequence ATGCTTCAAAAAATAATAGCATCCAGCCCGAAAGAAGTTGATTTGACCAATGAAGGGCATTCACTAAAAATCACCGAAACGGTGGAATCACTCTTAGAAACGTACAGTATTTCTGAGCTAGAGAAAATAGAAGACCAGTTGATCGGCAAAAATGATGCTTCACTCGTTTTTATTTTGCTTGCCCTGAAAATTGCAAAGTCGAAACTATTGGTGTCAAAAACAACAGAACCGCTGTTGATCTCAGTGGTCTTCGCTGTCTATAAAGAACACAATAGAATCTTAAAAAACAGTGAACATCCGCATGGAGAAGATTTTCTTATAAAGAAAGTAAAACAACTGCAATGGCTGTTTGAAAACCAACCACTGATTACATGGGAGTTAATCATTGTAGATGACGGTTGTCCAGAACAAAGTGGAAAAATAGCACAAGACATCATCGACAAGAATGCATTGAATGACCAAGCCCGGGTTTTATTCTTGGCTGACGCTATCGAACAAAAACACCCGATTGCAAAACCAATGAATTCAACGAAAGACAGTCAGAAAGGGGGTTCAATAGTGTATGGCATGTGGAATGCGGTTCAACAAAAAAAGGTAAAGAACCAAATAGTCATCTATACAGATGCCGACCTTTCCACACATTTGGGGCAACTTATGCTTTTGGTCGAACCTTTATTGAATGAAAATAAATTGGCCGCCATTGGTTCACGGAGAGAAAAAAATTCAGTCGTTATAAAAAAGGGAGCAAGAAACAATCGGGGCAAGCTATTTATTTATCTATGGAAGAGATTGATCCCTAATTTAGGCAATATAGTCGATACCCAATGCGGGTTCAAGGCATTTAAGGCTGATGTTATTCCGTATATCATCGATGACCTTATAGAAAAAAAGTTTGCCTTTGACATAGAATTACTGCTTAAAACGGCACTGTACAAAAAAGGGGCAATAACCAAAGTTGCCATTGCATGGATAGATAGTGAAGAGGCATCGACCACGACAGATCTTCAACCTTATCTCCCCATGTTAAAAGCAATAGCAATGATGAACAAAAGGTATTTCCCAAAAGAGGGACAACCTAACGAATTTGCATCCTTTATCGATTCACTTACAGAAGAAGAATTTAAAAATATATTGAACAATATCCCTCCAGATATCATAAACAGAAATCCCGATGAATTCACCGCTTATGACAAAGTAAGGGTTGAAGATTTTTTAAGTTAG
- a CDS encoding ester cyclase produces the protein MDRKSSYLPVLMLLTLLFSCKNQTVDIEKERQNAVEEYIAKSETDRQQKLAVIEKFYGVFATGDMSVLPEILAENYTQYPADPGQTPDIEGFIKHAQDFENMFSDLKGKPSHILVDNDLVFVRSELKVTHSGKAFDIPATNRRIKITAFDLHHFNEEGKIDKTWHLEDFWGAYSQISAE, from the coding sequence ATGGACCGAAAAAGTAGTTATCTGCCAGTTTTAATGTTGTTGACCCTATTGTTTTCCTGTAAAAACCAAACAGTGGACATTGAGAAAGAAAGGCAAAATGCCGTTGAGGAATACATCGCTAAATCAGAAACCGATCGACAACAAAAGTTAGCTGTAATCGAGAAATTTTATGGCGTATTTGCAACAGGAGATATGTCGGTCTTACCAGAAATTTTGGCCGAAAACTATACCCAATACCCAGCAGACCCAGGCCAGACACCTGACATTGAAGGATTCATCAAACATGCCCAAGACTTTGAAAATATGTTTTCCGATCTAAAAGGCAAGCCTTCCCATATCTTGGTCGATAACGATCTGGTCTTTGTACGAAGTGAATTGAAAGTGACACACTCTGGCAAGGCCTTTGATATACCTGCAACCAACCGACGCATCAAGATTACCGCTTTTGATCTGCACCATTTCAATGAAGAAGGAAAAATTGACAAAACCTGGCATTTAGAAGATTTTTGGGGAGCATATTCGCAAATAAGCGCTGAATGA
- a CDS encoding glycoside hydrolase family 10 protein, with protein sequence MIAQRFFLWLAVLTTLLGGAQSQKGVWLTDVASKALDSKEGIEEVVQRCKTYGFEQIYVVVWNRGHTLYPSVVMQKTFGKEVAPRFADRDILEELIQTAHAEGLKVHAWFEFGFSSSYQEADGGHILRAKPNWRAIDNQGNLVSKNGFQWMNAFHPEVQNFLLSLIAEVVENYDIDGIQGDDRLPANPSTAGYDPFTVEWYKKEHDGVSPPKDYKDSDWVDWRAGKLDEFAERLYKTVKAIDQQVLVTMAPSIFPWSKEEYLQNWPTWVEKGWVDTIIPQVYRYDIKAYESTLQSNLQFMPKDSTVPFVPGVLLKVDGYVPSRTFLQEMIKTNRKYGLESEVFFFYEGLKDHELFFEKTYPKL encoded by the coding sequence ATGATCGCCCAAAGATTTTTTTTATGGCTTGCCGTTTTAACCACCTTGCTTGGTGGTGCACAATCCCAAAAAGGGGTCTGGCTCACCGATGTGGCCAGCAAGGCGTTAGACAGCAAAGAGGGGATTGAAGAAGTGGTACAACGCTGCAAGACCTACGGGTTTGAGCAAATCTATGTAGTGGTTTGGAACCGGGGCCATACACTCTACCCGAGCGTGGTGATGCAAAAAACGTTCGGTAAAGAAGTAGCACCAAGATTTGCCGACCGTGATATTTTGGAAGAACTCATACAAACGGCACATGCCGAGGGGTTGAAGGTTCATGCTTGGTTCGAGTTCGGTTTTTCGAGCAGTTACCAAGAAGCTGATGGCGGACATATTTTACGGGCAAAGCCAAATTGGCGGGCAATTGACAATCAAGGAAATCTGGTTTCAAAGAATGGCTTTCAATGGATGAACGCCTTTCACCCCGAAGTACAGAATTTTCTCTTATCGCTCATTGCAGAGGTGGTTGAAAACTATGATATTGACGGTATTCAGGGCGATGACCGATTGCCAGCGAATCCCTCTACGGCAGGGTACGATCCCTTTACCGTAGAATGGTATAAAAAAGAACATGACGGGGTTTCCCCACCGAAAGATTACAAAGATTCCGATTGGGTCGATTGGCGGGCCGGCAAGCTTGATGAGTTTGCAGAAAGGCTTTATAAGACAGTCAAGGCGATCGATCAGCAGGTGTTGGTGACCATGGCGCCCAGTATCTTTCCGTGGAGCAAAGAAGAGTACCTTCAGAATTGGCCCACTTGGGTAGAAAAAGGGTGGGTCGATACCATCATTCCGCAGGTCTATCGATATGACATCAAGGCCTATGAATCAACCTTGCAATCGAATTTACAGTTCATGCCCAAAGACAGTACGGTTCCGTTTGTACCGGGGGTGTTGTTGAAAGTCGATGGGTATGTACCGTCTCGGACATTCTTGCAAGAGATGATCAAGACCAACCGGAAGTATGGTCTTGAGAGCGAGGTGTTCTTCTTTTATGAAGGATTGAAAGACCATGAATTATTTTTTGAAAAAACGTATCCAAAACTCTAA
- a CDS encoding DUF4434 domain-containing protein yields MPQDPLLISGTFLDEISHDIPHQNWGRKEWEADFGHMAKMGIKTVVLIRSGYQRFLSYPSKYLMNKRGCYEPPIDLVALFLELADKHGMEFYFGTYDSGEYWQTGDMARELDDNLFVIEEAYQQYGHHASFKGWYLGLELSRKTKGAIDTIARLGKECKNVSGGLPVFISPWIDGKKAVLAADSTLKKPNAVSLEEHRHEWNEIFDGIKGAIDIVAFQDGHVDYHELEDYLRINKELADKHDLTSWTNIESFDRDMPIKFMPIKFEKLLLKLKAAQKVGCEKAITFEFSHFMSPQSAYLQAGHLYHRYMEHFDLT; encoded by the coding sequence ATGCCACAAGACCCACTATTGATAAGCGGTACTTTTTTAGATGAGATCAGCCATGACATTCCCCATCAAAACTGGGGCAGAAAAGAGTGGGAGGCCGATTTCGGCCATATGGCCAAAATGGGCATTAAAACGGTGGTCTTGATCCGTTCAGGCTATCAACGGTTCTTGTCATACCCATCAAAATACCTGATGAACAAAAGAGGGTGCTATGAGCCGCCCATTGATTTGGTAGCATTGTTTTTGGAGCTGGCGGACAAGCATGGTATGGAATTCTATTTCGGTACCTACGATAGTGGAGAATACTGGCAAACGGGCGATATGGCACGAGAACTTGACGATAACCTTTTTGTCATTGAAGAAGCCTATCAACAATACGGCCACCATGCATCGTTCAAGGGTTGGTATTTGGGTTTAGAGCTGAGCAGAAAAACCAAAGGGGCCATTGACACGATTGCCCGTCTTGGCAAAGAGTGCAAAAATGTGAGCGGCGGACTGCCCGTTTTCATCTCACCATGGATCGATGGAAAAAAAGCGGTCTTGGCCGCTGATAGCACACTCAAGAAACCGAATGCGGTCTCTTTGGAAGAACATCGGCACGAATGGAACGAGATTTTTGACGGTATCAAAGGAGCTATCGATATCGTTGCCTTTCAAGATGGTCATGTCGATTACCACGAGCTCGAAGACTATCTGCGAATAAACAAAGAACTGGCAGACAAGCATGACCTGACCTCTTGGACGAACATCGAATCGTTCGATAGGGATATGCCCATCAAGTTCATGCCCATCAAATTTGAAAAACTGTTGCTGAAGCTGAAGGCGGCCCAAAAAGTAGGTTGCGAAAAGGCCATTACTTTTGAATTTTCGCATTTTATGAGTCCGCAGTCGGCATATCTACAGGCTGGGCACCTATATCATCGCTATATGGAGCATTTCGACCTGACCTGA
- a CDS encoding PhzF family phenazine biosynthesis protein, which translates to MKLELYQIDAFTDKTFGGNPACVVPLNDWLPDEILLKIAKENAVAETAFFVERSDKIHLRWFTPEIEMDLCGHATLATAHCLKSILNYPKDKMVFETQSGDLTVSVKNDLYHLDFPSRMPISAELPDIIRKSLNIEPKEVYRSRDYMLVYDTEQEIENIKVDRQVFDQINLDPDGVIVTAKGESCDFVSRFFTPQASILEDPVTGSAHCSLIPFWSSRLGKNKLDAVQLSDRVGKLYCQNKKDRVIISGKAKTYSIGNLWTE; encoded by the coding sequence ATGAAACTTGAACTCTATCAAATAGATGCATTTACCGATAAGACATTCGGAGGTAATCCGGCTTGTGTCGTTCCCTTAAATGATTGGTTGCCTGATGAAATATTATTAAAAATTGCTAAAGAAAATGCGGTGGCAGAAACAGCATTTTTTGTTGAAAGAAGTGATAAAATACATTTACGCTGGTTTACGCCAGAAATTGAAATGGATTTATGTGGGCATGCAACACTTGCGACTGCCCATTGCTTAAAGTCGATTTTAAACTATCCAAAAGACAAAATGGTCTTTGAGACACAGAGTGGGGATTTAACCGTGTCCGTAAAAAACGATCTATATCATTTAGACTTCCCATCACGTATGCCCATTTCAGCTGAGCTACCTGATATAATTAGAAAATCACTAAATATAGAACCGAAGGAAGTTTACAGATCAAGAGACTATATGTTGGTCTACGACACGGAGCAAGAGATTGAGAACATCAAGGTTGACAGACAAGTATTTGACCAAATAAATCTTGATCCAGATGGGGTAATCGTAACAGCAAAAGGAGAAAGTTGTGATTTTGTTTCAAGATTTTTTACACCACAAGCGTCGATTTTGGAAGACCCGGTAACCGGTTCAGCACATTGCTCATTAATTCCATTTTGGTCATCAAGGCTTGGGAAGAACAAGTTAGATGCAGTACAACTCTCAGATAGGGTCGGGAAACTATATTGCCAAAACAAAAAAGACAGGGTAATAATAAGTGGAAAAGCAAAAACTTATTCGATCGGAAACTTATGGACAGAATAA